The Nitrospinaceae bacterium genome has a segment encoding these proteins:
- a CDS encoding acyl-CoA/acyl-ACP dehydrogenase — protein MVDFKLSEEQIALRQLARDFVNNEAKPVVAELDRQPNPEDCVSDVLMKRCSELGFRTLALPEKYGGGGIEDTVTVGIVCEELGVADLSLASIPVNGRKLLHMLNPDVASDEVREKWMREYCDDPGFMVSIAMTEPDAGGDNILPYDAPGAGVRTTAVADGDDYIINGRKQFIAHAGIARLYTVFARTDPNKGMSDGCSCFLIPKGHPGMSFGRVHDKMGFRLLRNQEILFDNCRVPKEWMLGPLNMGLASMRAGLRSDGILNAARCLGVARRAFEESVEWCKSRIQGGKPIIEHQAIACELADMHVKLQAMRALVWNVSWSIDNEPPDPKAVPGVMTYCTEGAFEIAHKAAELAGGLGVMKDAPFEKLLRDAFCIKHLDGGNWLKRFKVAAAL, from the coding sequence ATGGTCGATTTTAAACTTTCCGAGGAACAGATTGCTCTACGGCAACTTGCACGTGACTTCGTTAACAACGAGGCAAAGCCCGTGGTTGCTGAGTTAGATAGACAGCCAAATCCCGAGGATTGTGTGAGCGACGTTCTTATGAAGCGATGCTCGGAGTTGGGTTTTCGCACATTGGCATTGCCTGAAAAGTACGGCGGCGGCGGTATAGAGGACACTGTAACAGTGGGTATCGTTTGTGAGGAGTTGGGTGTAGCTGATTTATCACTGGCTAGTATACCCGTTAATGGTCGGAAGTTGCTTCACATGCTTAACCCAGATGTAGCGAGCGATGAGGTACGAGAAAAGTGGATGAGAGAATATTGTGATGACCCTGGTTTTATGGTGTCCATCGCCATGACTGAGCCCGATGCAGGTGGTGATAATATTCTTCCATATGACGCACCTGGCGCTGGGGTTCGTACCACAGCTGTTGCAGATGGAGATGATTATATTATTAACGGGCGCAAGCAGTTTATTGCGCACGCCGGCATTGCTCGGCTTTATACTGTTTTTGCCCGAACCGATCCGAACAAGGGTATGTCTGACGGTTGTTCCTGCTTCTTAATTCCTAAGGGCCACCCCGGAATGAGTTTTGGTCGGGTGCACGATAAGATGGGTTTCCGGCTACTCCGAAATCAGGAAATTCTCTTCGATAATTGCCGGGTACCAAAGGAGTGGATGCTTGGCCCACTGAACATGGGTCTGGCTTCGATGCGGGCAGGTTTGAGAAGCGATGGTATTTTAAACGCAGCGCGGTGTCTCGGAGTGGCGCGGCGAGCTTTTGAGGAAAGTGTTGAATGGTGTAAGAGCCGGATTCAGGGTGGAAAGCCCATTATCGAGCACCAGGCCATCGCGTGTGAGCTTGCCGATATGCACGTGAAGTTGCAGGCCATGCGAGCGCTCGTATGGAACGTATCCTGGTCGATAGACAACGAGCCGCCCGATCCCAAGGCGGTGCCCGGTGTAATGACCTACTGCACCGAGGGCGCCTTTGAAATTGCTCACAAAGCTGCTGAGCTTGCTGGTGGTCTGGGGGTGATGAAAGATGCGCCATTCGAGAAGCTATTGAGGGACGCGTTTTGCATCAAACATCTAGACGGCGGCAATTGGCTTAAACGGTTCAAGGTTGCAGCAGCGTTATAA
- a CDS encoding aminopeptidase P family protein has protein sequence MKCQNNFWPWFSEDEYKRRYARIREGMAEKNLEALIVYGIGGYLGNEPAQPNIVYISSFAAMVQTYIVFPLEGEPTLFVTWGNHLANAKRMTPLKDVRAGGMAQTPLRVADRLGELGVDGKKVGIVGAMHWANINLPYDHHMAITEEHPKTEFEYVTEWYEDLRLIKSEEEMEYVRRGVAMTDACYEVLVRATRPGARPCDLHNLVMQTAQGMDGKIPFGHVGRTPMSNPDMSYAHEFALTTPIEMGDVIMTEIAVGWGGYFGKLWGTYFMGDPTPEYETMFKLGQQSYRELHAAIKPGLTGGDIAHVCTDTIQAGGYKAKSSIFGWSNYNSKPDIRTAAGVVSGADFVFEKNQCMNIIGWPTTEDEKGGIWIGDTSVVTDTGIENLQQYPLDEIFVVS, from the coding sequence ATGAAATGTCAGAATAATTTTTGGCCATGGTTTTCAGAAGATGAATACAAGCGCCGTTATGCGCGAATTCGCGAGGGGATGGCCGAAAAAAATCTAGAGGCGCTAATTGTCTACGGCATTGGCGGTTATTTAGGGAACGAGCCTGCCCAGCCCAATATTGTCTACATCTCTAGTTTTGCCGCCATGGTCCAGACCTACATCGTCTTTCCCCTGGAAGGCGAGCCCACTCTTTTTGTCACCTGGGGCAACCACCTGGCCAACGCCAAGCGTATGACCCCGCTTAAGGATGTCCGCGCCGGAGGTATGGCCCAGACCCCCCTTCGTGTGGCTGATCGTCTGGGCGAGCTCGGCGTTGACGGGAAAAAAGTAGGCATCGTCGGTGCCATGCATTGGGCCAACATTAATCTGCCCTACGACCACCATATGGCCATCACCGAGGAGCACCCCAAAACAGAGTTTGAATATGTTACCGAGTGGTACGAGGATTTGCGTCTCATCAAGAGTGAAGAAGAGATGGAATACGTTCGTCGCGGGGTGGCGATGACAGACGCCTGTTATGAGGTCCTGGTCCGAGCCACAAGGCCCGGCGCCAGGCCCTGCGATCTCCATAACCTCGTAATGCAGACAGCCCAGGGCATGGACGGAAAAATCCCTTTCGGCCATGTTGGGCGCACCCCAATGTCGAACCCCGATATGTCCTATGCCCATGAGTTTGCGCTGACGACTCCCATCGAAATGGGTGATGTCATCATGACTGAGATCGCAGTGGGGTGGGGTGGCTACTTCGGCAAGCTATGGGGCACCTACTTCATGGGCGACCCAACGCCAGAGTACGAAACAATGTTCAAGCTTGGCCAGCAGAGCTACCGGGAGCTTCATGCGGCCATAAAACCGGGTCTCACCGGTGGCGACATTGCCCATGTTTGCACCGATACCATCCAGGCTGGGGGCTACAAGGCTAAATCAAGCATCTTCGGCTGGTCAAACTACAACTCAAAGCCCGATATCCGCACGGCGGCAGGCGTAGTGTCCGGCGCAGATTTCGTATTCGAGAAAAACCAATGCATGAATATCATCGGATGGCCTACGACCGAGGATGAAAAAGGCGGTATCTGGATTGGCGATACGTCGGTCGTCACCGATACCGGTATCGAGAACCTTCAACAGTATCCACTGGATGAAATTTTTGTCGTAAGCTGA
- a CDS encoding DegT/DnrJ/EryC1/StrS family aminotransferase yields MTPEPETVTRVPFSYLDRQFANVDDYLEDIKKLVISGDFTLGAALAEFENRFAELCGAPHAVGVGTGTDALAMSLKVLGVGPGDEVITTPTTFVATVGAIAMTGARPAFVDSEDGFVIDPEKIEAAITPKTKAIVPVHYTGNVADMPAIMEIADKHGLIVVEDACQAIMGAINGKPVGSWGAAAGFSLHPLKNLNVWADGGVIVTHSAELADKLRLYRNHGLVGRDEVAIYGINCRLDTIQAVVGNRLIGQTEFITTQRIANAKKYDEAFADMGEFIDIPQRRPGVQHVYHLYLLRVARRDELLKFLNENGVEAKIHYPIPMHLQEATRDLGYKMGDFPKSEEDSRNIITLPAHQHLTLGEIEYSIKKVREFYSNK; encoded by the coding sequence ATGACGCCTGAGCCTGAGACAGTCACCCGCGTTCCGTTTTCTTATCTTGACCGGCAGTTTGCCAATGTCGATGATTATCTTGAGGACATCAAGAAGCTTGTCATCAGCGGAGATTTCACCCTCGGAGCTGCACTTGCCGAGTTCGAGAACCGCTTCGCCGAGTTATGCGGCGCACCTCATGCCGTTGGTGTAGGCACTGGAACGGACGCGCTGGCTATGTCTCTAAAGGTTCTCGGCGTGGGACCGGGCGATGAGGTAATTACCACGCCGACGACGTTTGTTGCAACGGTGGGCGCCATTGCGATGACCGGTGCACGACCCGCGTTTGTGGATAGCGAGGATGGATTCGTAATCGATCCGGAAAAAATCGAGGCGGCGATCACACCAAAAACGAAAGCCATTGTACCCGTCCACTACACGGGCAATGTCGCGGACATGCCTGCCATAATGGAAATCGCCGACAAACACGGCCTTATTGTTGTGGAGGACGCCTGCCAGGCCATCATGGGAGCAATCAACGGCAAGCCTGTTGGATCGTGGGGGGCAGCGGCAGGCTTTAGCCTTCATCCGCTCAAGAACCTTAATGTGTGGGCTGATGGAGGGGTGATAGTCACCCATTCTGCAGAGCTTGCCGACAAACTCCGACTTTACCGAAATCATGGGCTAGTGGGTCGCGATGAGGTGGCTATTTATGGGATCAACTGCCGACTGGACACGATTCAGGCCGTGGTGGGAAATCGTCTGATCGGCCAGACAGAATTTATCACCACCCAAAGAATCGCTAACGCTAAAAAATATGACGAGGCGTTTGCGGACATGGGCGAGTTTATCGACATCCCGCAGCGCCGCCCTGGTGTGCAGCATGTTTATCATCTGTATCTTTTGCGGGTGGCGCGTCGAGATGAACTATTAAAGTTTTTGAATGAAAATGGTGTTGAAGCTAAAATTCACTATCCCATTCCGATGCACCTCCAGGAGGCGACGAGGGATCTGGGTTATAAAATGGGTGATTTCCCCAAGAGCGAGGAGGATAGCCGAAATATTATTACCCTTCCGGCTCATCAACATCTTACACTTGGGGAAATTGAATATTCGATTAAGAAAGTCAGGGAATTTTACTCGAATAAATAG
- a CDS encoding 3-hydroxyacyl-CoA dehydrogenase family protein, whose protein sequence is MNANNIDHIKKIAIVGGGLMGHGVAQFFAQGGYPVAMYSRTKESSERAMKGVEQGLALFVEEGISTQAAADAALARIRPVTDLAEAVGDADYITEAVVDDLALKQKIFKQMDALAPAHAILTSETSGLRMTDISRDTTRPERCITTHNYTPPPLIPVVEVVPGERTAPEVVETTCALLRKVGKEPVVCSEIPGHIGVRLTTALRREVNYIIEQGWATPEAVDTVVRSVARLLPVMGVCMLTDFTGLDMSDHSQKNVLPHLDSDAGGSELVRQMVAEGKLGVKSGEGFHKWTPESERAIYEARGRELLRWMKQPPLPAPWKDDSE, encoded by the coding sequence ATGAACGCGAACAATATTGATCACATAAAAAAAATCGCCATCGTGGGCGGTGGGTTGATGGGGCACGGGGTGGCCCAGTTCTTCGCGCAGGGAGGCTACCCGGTCGCGATGTACAGCCGCACCAAGGAGAGCTCAGAGCGCGCAATGAAGGGCGTGGAGCAGGGGCTCGCCCTGTTTGTTGAAGAAGGCATCTCCACCCAGGCCGCGGCCGACGCCGCGCTGGCGCGGATTCGCCCGGTAACGGATCTGGCCGAGGCGGTAGGGGATGCTGATTACATTACCGAGGCGGTGGTGGACGATCTGGCTCTCAAGCAGAAAATTTTTAAGCAGATGGACGCCCTGGCGCCTGCGCATGCAATTTTGACCAGTGAGACCTCGGGGCTACGGATGACGGACATCTCCCGAGACACCACCCGCCCCGAGCGGTGCATTACAACCCACAACTACACCCCGCCGCCGCTGATACCGGTGGTCGAGGTGGTGCCCGGCGAGCGCACAGCGCCCGAGGTTGTCGAGACGACCTGCGCCCTTTTGCGGAAGGTGGGCAAGGAGCCGGTTGTTTGCAGTGAAATTCCGGGGCACATCGGGGTGCGCCTAACGACGGCGCTTCGCCGCGAGGTGAACTACATCATCGAGCAGGGTTGGGCGACACCCGAGGCGGTGGACACCGTGGTGCGCTCGGTGGCGCGGCTTCTCCCGGTGATGGGGGTGTGCATGCTCACAGACTTTACCGGGCTCGACATGTCAGATCACAGCCAGAAAAATGTGCTCCCCCACCTCGACAGCGATGCAGGGGGCTCTGAGCTTGTTCGCCAAATGGTGGCAGAGGGCAAGCTGGGCGTTAAAAGCGGGGAGGGTTTTCATAAATGGACCCCCGAGAGCGAACGCGCAATTTACGAGGCGCGGGGCCGCGAGCTTCTGCGCTGGATGAAGCAGCCCCCGCTTCCCGCGCCGTGGAAAGATGATAGTGAATAG
- a CDS encoding DegT/DnrJ/EryC1/StrS family aminotransferase produces the protein MSADSRNVPYVNIAGQHAAIKVELMQAVEGVIDRGDFILGESVAEFERRFAELCGVRYAVGVNSGTDALVIALRALDIGPGDEVITAPNSFVASASCIELTGAKPVFVDVRDDYNIDPALLEAAVTPKTRAILPVHLTGRPADMEPINEVARRHGLHVVEDAAQAVSAGYRGRNAGALGTIGCFSLHPLKTLNACGDGGMLTTDDETLFERFKLMRNLGLESRDNTVIWSGNSRLDSIQAAMLLVKMKYLDAWTEKRRSNATHYQKALAGVTDVSVPTDKEHERAVYHAFVIQAERRDELKAHLESRGVGSAVHYPRPIHLQSVGASLGYGPGSFPETERQADKILSLPIYPELTEDDLGHVAATIEDFYQK, from the coding sequence ATGAGTGCTGATTCTCGAAACGTTCCCTATGTAAATATTGCCGGCCAGCATGCCGCCATCAAGGTGGAGTTGATGCAGGCGGTCGAAGGCGTCATTGATCGGGGAGATTTTATCCTCGGAGAATCGGTGGCCGAGTTCGAGCGGCGCTTCGCCGAGCTTTGCGGCGTCCGCTATGCCGTGGGTGTCAACTCCGGGACGGATGCGCTCGTTATTGCCCTGCGTGCGCTCGATATCGGGCCAGGCGATGAGGTTATCACCGCGCCCAACTCTTTTGTCGCCAGCGCTAGTTGCATCGAGTTGACCGGGGCCAAGCCGGTTTTCGTCGATGTCCGGGATGACTACAACATCGACCCGGCGCTTTTAGAGGCGGCGGTTACGCCCAAGACCAGAGCGATTCTTCCGGTGCACCTGACTGGTCGCCCAGCGGACATGGAGCCGATTAATGAGGTGGCTCGCCGCCACGGCCTCCATGTGGTCGAGGACGCTGCCCAGGCCGTGTCTGCGGGTTACAGGGGCCGCAACGCCGGCGCGCTCGGAACGATAGGCTGCTTTAGCCTCCATCCCCTCAAAACGCTTAATGCCTGCGGGGACGGCGGAATGCTCACCACCGACGATGAGACGCTTTTCGAGCGCTTCAAGCTGATGCGCAACCTTGGGCTCGAGAGCCGGGACAATACGGTTATCTGGAGTGGTAATTCGCGCCTCGACAGTATCCAGGCGGCGATGCTCCTCGTGAAGATGAAATATCTTGACGCTTGGACCGAAAAACGCCGCTCAAACGCTACGCACTACCAAAAAGCGCTGGCCGGGGTAACGGATGTATCCGTTCCAACCGATAAGGAGCATGAGCGGGCGGTCTACCATGCGTTTGTGATTCAGGCAGAGCGCCGCGATGAGCTAAAGGCGCACCTCGAAAGCCGGGGGGTGGGCTCGGCCGTTCATTATCCCAGGCCGATTCATCTACAGTCGGTGGGCGCATCGTTGGGCTATGGGCCGGGGAGTTTTCCCGAAACCGAGCGGCAAGCGGATAAAATATTGAGCCTGCCTATTTATCCAGAGTTGACGGAAGACGATCTCGGCCATGTGGCCGCAACCATAGAGGACTTTTACCAAAAATGA
- a CDS encoding class I SAM-dependent methyltransferase, with protein sequence MDRYPKSKRAIDERARLITEAHREVARQFGKDFFDGGRLNGYGGYNYHPRFWQETVKRFRDHYSLADDASVLDVGCGKGFMLHDFKALMPELTVAGIDISEYAIGKTIEPVAKFCWVGNARELPFEDDSFDLVISINTIHNLPREECKQALGEIERVSRAHAFIINDAWRNEEEHERMLSWNLTALTYMHVDDWVNFFAEAGYTKDYYWFIAE encoded by the coding sequence ATGGACCGATATCCAAAGAGCAAACGTGCTATCGATGAGCGCGCGAGGCTTATCACTGAGGCGCACCGCGAGGTCGCACGCCAGTTTGGAAAAGATTTTTTCGATGGTGGTCGTTTGAACGGATACGGGGGCTATAATTACCACCCTCGTTTTTGGCAAGAGACGGTTAAACGTTTTCGGGATCATTACAGTTTGGCCGATGATGCCAGTGTTTTGGATGTCGGGTGCGGCAAAGGATTTATGCTGCATGACTTCAAGGCGCTTATGCCGGAACTTACCGTTGCCGGAATAGACATATCCGAATACGCCATTGGAAAAACTATTGAGCCGGTTGCTAAATTTTGCTGGGTGGGCAATGCGCGTGAGCTGCCCTTTGAGGACGACTCGTTCGACCTGGTGATTTCCATCAATACCATCCACAATTTGCCTCGTGAGGAATGTAAACAGGCGCTGGGTGAGATCGAACGCGTGAGCCGTGCGCATGCCTTCATCATCAACGATGCTTGGCGAAACGAGGAGGAGCATGAGCGCATGCTGTCCTGGAACCTGACGGCGCTGACGTATATGCACGTGGATGATTGGGTGAATTTTTTTGCTGAGGCGGGCTACACCAAAGACTATTACTGGTTCATCGCCGAGTAA
- a CDS encoding zinc-binding dehydrogenase, which produces MPQSTEAAILTETGKPLSILPLEIPDLAPGQVLVDVAFSGLCHTQLLEIRGKRGPDRFLPHTLGHEGSGVVAAIGAGVAKIAPGDRVVLSWLKGEGADVPATVYQSGEMKINSGAISTFMRRTVTCENRVTSIPDALPLREAALLGCAIPTGAGVVRNTAGVGAGESVAIFGIGGIGQSAVLAAGFVEAGVVIAIDVVDSKLEQAQRLGATHLINAHEKDPLKTIMDITDGRGVDYSFEAAGIAQTMEVAFGCVRVGGGLCVLVGNLPFGERISIDPFDLIKGKKIVGSWGGESRPDKDIPFYAELYLAGKLKLEELITHSYPLDDINLGFDELEKGAVQRALIDMALS; this is translated from the coding sequence ATGCCACAAAGCACAGAGGCTGCGATATTAACCGAGACGGGAAAACCACTTTCAATACTCCCGCTCGAAATCCCAGATCTTGCGCCAGGTCAGGTCTTAGTGGATGTTGCGTTCAGCGGCCTTTGCCATACCCAGCTTTTGGAAATTAGGGGAAAACGGGGACCTGATCGATTTCTTCCCCATACTTTGGGCCACGAGGGCTCAGGCGTTGTCGCCGCCATTGGCGCCGGTGTGGCAAAGATTGCGCCCGGCGATCGTGTGGTTCTTTCTTGGCTTAAAGGCGAGGGTGCTGATGTGCCCGCCACGGTTTATCAATCCGGGGAGATGAAAATTAACTCCGGTGCGATCAGCACTTTCATGCGCCGGACGGTGACATGTGAAAATCGAGTGACATCGATTCCCGATGCCTTGCCGCTTCGGGAGGCCGCGCTTTTGGGCTGTGCCATTCCGACAGGGGCGGGGGTTGTTCGCAACACGGCTGGTGTGGGGGCGGGGGAGAGTGTCGCCATTTTCGGCATCGGCGGCATTGGCCAGAGCGCGGTGCTGGCCGCTGGTTTTGTGGAGGCGGGAGTGGTTATCGCGATTGATGTTGTAGACAGTAAGCTTGAACAGGCGCAGCGCCTCGGCGCCACGCATCTGATCAATGCCCACGAAAAAGACCCGCTGAAAACGATTATGGACATCACCGATGGTCGCGGGGTGGATTATTCCTTCGAGGCGGCCGGCATCGCCCAGACAATGGAGGTGGCTTTTGGGTGTGTTCGTGTGGGCGGCGGGCTGTGCGTTCTTGTGGGAAACCTGCCGTTCGGGGAGCGAATTTCTATCGACCCTTTTGATCTGATCAAGGGAAAGAAAATCGTCGGTAGTTGGGGAGGGGAGAGCCGCCCGGATAAGGACATCCCCTTTTATGCGGAACTCTACCTCGCCGGAAAGCTCAAACTCGAAGAGTTAATTACGCACTCCTACCCGCTTGATGATATCAACTTAGGGTTTGATGAACTTGAGAAGGGAGCCGTACAAAGGGCTCTAATAGATATGGCACTCAGCTAA
- a CDS encoding NAD-dependent epimerase/dehydratase family protein, which produces MAQNKFVVIGSNCFTGSHIVDALVENPDNQVIGISRSPEYKDFFLPYKRHPGNNFTFHQFEVVGDFAAIAELLDQFKPEYVINVAALSEVGISNEQPVEYFAVNATAVVRLCNHLRRTSYLRQYIHISSAEVFGANTGQLDEVALFNPTTPYAVSKSAADMFLYSLIRNFDFPVTLIRSTNVFGKHQQLYKIIPRMIIYNKLGKKVELHGGGKSSKFFIHIRDVVNGLMLAIEKEKTGTFHFSVPDNEVIAGIVRRVCERLGSDFEQSTTVVGERLGQDPSYWLNCSRAMEELGWKPRISFEEGVDEVIEWVEANWAQIEKEPLEYIHKV; this is translated from the coding sequence ATGGCTCAAAATAAATTTGTTGTCATCGGAAGCAACTGTTTCACGGGAAGCCATATCGTGGACGCGCTTGTCGAGAACCCGGACAATCAGGTTATCGGCATCAGCCGCTCGCCTGAGTACAAGGATTTCTTCCTGCCCTATAAACGACACCCAGGGAATAATTTTACGTTCCATCAATTTGAGGTGGTGGGGGATTTTGCGGCAATTGCCGAACTCCTGGATCAATTCAAACCCGAATATGTAATCAACGTGGCGGCCCTTAGCGAGGTCGGGATCAGCAACGAGCAACCGGTGGAATATTTTGCGGTGAACGCAACTGCGGTTGTGAGGCTTTGCAACCATCTCCGGCGGACATCCTATCTTCGGCAATATATTCATATTTCCTCCGCCGAGGTTTTTGGCGCGAATACGGGCCAGCTTGATGAGGTAGCTCTTTTTAACCCCACCACACCCTATGCCGTGTCCAAGTCGGCGGCCGATATGTTTTTGTACAGCCTGATACGAAATTTTGATTTTCCCGTCACGTTGATCAGATCTACGAACGTTTTCGGAAAGCATCAGCAGCTTTATAAGATCATTCCTCGAATGATTATATACAATAAGCTGGGCAAGAAGGTTGAGCTTCACGGGGGAGGCAAGTCCAGTAAATTTTTTATCCATATCCGGGATGTGGTCAACGGATTGATGCTTGCAATCGAGAAGGAGAAGACGGGAACTTTTCATTTCTCGGTTCCTGACAATGAGGTGATCGCGGGTATCGTCCGGCGTGTGTGCGAGAGGCTGGGCAGCGATTTCGAGCAATCCACCACGGTGGTGGGAGAGCGACTGGGCCAGGATCCTAGCTACTGGCTCAACTGCTCGCGGGCGATGGAGGAACTTGGCTGGAAGCCCCGGATATCCTTCGAGGAAGGTGTGGACGAAGTCATCGAATGGGTGGAAGCCAATTGGGCCCAGATTGAAAAAGAGCCTCTGGAATACATCCATAAAGTTTAG
- a CDS encoding outer membrane beta-barrel protein, which yields MYSRTSASWTDGSDASSSETESTTGPRTASTSGVIDTELGFGGYDGSKLKVEGSTGITRKRYDGADQDRLEHNLTRFGALTEFFFSPKTNIRVEYEFESVKYINRTSSDQRDDAKDHTVRAGLSFTPSALITGHATVGAELRQYNENISSTDNGDRDSTNLSVDVDLTWSARPSKTKINITGASSIENASSPGQFGFRKSSIGGTLTQGLPFISQNLDLILDASLERNIFIRASRKDSLLNFGTELKYQSPSKRFPWYASIEFGYERKTTNENKSSIEYDNNTFEFLVGVNY from the coding sequence ATCTATTCCAGAACCTCTGCGAGCTGGACTGATGGTTCTGATGCCTCATCGAGCGAGACAGAAAGTACGACCGGTCCACGTACCGCGTCGACAAGTGGTGTAATTGATACGGAACTAGGATTTGGTGGCTACGATGGTAGCAAACTCAAGGTTGAGGGTAGTACAGGCATAACCCGTAAACGTTATGACGGAGCGGATCAAGATAGGTTGGAGCACAACTTGACCCGATTTGGTGCACTAACGGAATTCTTCTTTTCTCCGAAAACAAATATTCGGGTTGAGTATGAATTTGAGAGTGTTAAATACATCAACCGTACAAGTAGTGACCAGCGCGATGATGCTAAAGACCACACGGTTCGCGCTGGTCTATCCTTCACACCCTCTGCCTTGATTACCGGACATGCCACAGTTGGTGCGGAGTTACGCCAATACAATGAAAACATTAGTTCAACGGACAACGGTGATCGTGATTCGACTAACCTGAGTGTGGATGTTGATTTAACATGGTCGGCAAGGCCTTCGAAAACAAAAATTAACATTACAGGTGCATCTTCAATTGAGAATGCATCGAGCCCTGGTCAGTTCGGTTTTCGTAAATCGTCTATAGGTGGCACATTGACGCAAGGTCTGCCGTTTATTTCACAGAACCTTGACTTAATTCTTGATGCCTCGTTGGAGCGAAACATTTTCATACGGGCAAGCCGTAAAGATAGCCTCTTAAATTTCGGTACGGAATTGAAGTATCAGTCTCCGTCCAAACGTTTTCCATGGTATGCGTCAATTGAATTCGGTTATGAGCGGAAAACAACTAACGAGAATAAATCAAGTATTGAATACGATAACAACACCTTTGAATTTTTGGTGGGAGTGAATTACTAA
- a CDS encoding acyl-CoA/acyl-ACP dehydrogenase, producing MVDFNFTEEQLSLQKLAHDFAINDIKPVTDEMDKIADPNEVHENFPWHLIEKGSALGLRTAALPEVHGGAGIGILTHLLMLEELCQADSGFATHFHQAWKMAKLPVERCSPEQRDHFLPKFTDDPRALLAVGITEPDAGCDNLMPYDEPDGGMRTSAVRDGDEWVLNGTKHFVACASVSKLYFVSTRTDKTVGVTQGVTVFLVEKDTPGFTIGRIHDKMGNRLMMNAEMIFDNCRVPDFNRVSEVGKGLSFLGSFGARHIPTTGAFGLALARAAFEYALEYAKTRVQGGRPIIEHPTVALRLGEMATLIEAARAVSIQAAWLADQPEYDSLRGLLSSIFASDVGPKVCDLAMQLMGGYGYMKEYPIEKLMRDTLMCYHIDGTSDVHKIKIGEMLSGVKTAGYITE from the coding sequence ATGGTCGATTTTAATTTCACCGAAGAGCAATTATCCCTTCAAAAGCTGGCTCACGATTTTGCGATTAACGACATCAAGCCCGTTACCGACGAGATGGATAAGATTGCAGACCCCAATGAGGTACATGAAAATTTCCCCTGGCATCTCATAGAAAAAGGCTCGGCGCTCGGACTTCGAACAGCGGCGCTTCCCGAGGTCCACGGCGGCGCGGGCATCGGAATCCTGACGCATCTATTAATGCTTGAGGAGCTATGCCAGGCCGATTCAGGTTTTGCCACCCATTTTCACCAGGCATGGAAGATGGCCAAGCTCCCTGTAGAGCGGTGCTCGCCTGAGCAGCGAGATCACTTCCTGCCCAAATTTACGGACGACCCCAGGGCGCTCCTCGCGGTGGGCATTACCGAGCCCGATGCGGGCTGCGATAACTTAATGCCCTACGATGAGCCGGACGGCGGTATGCGCACATCAGCTGTGCGCGATGGAGATGAATGGGTACTCAACGGAACCAAACATTTTGTCGCCTGCGCCTCGGTGTCGAAGCTGTATTTCGTTTCAACGCGTACCGACAAAACTGTGGGCGTCACCCAGGGGGTGACAGTGTTCCTTGTTGAGAAGGACACGCCCGGTTTCACCATCGGTAGAATCCACGACAAGATGGGCAACCGTCTGATGATGAACGCCGAGATGATTTTTGATAACTGCCGGGTGCCCGATTTCAACCGGGTGAGCGAGGTGGGAAAGGGGCTCTCGTTTCTGGGCTCGTTCGGAGCGCGGCACATACCGACCACGGGCGCGTTCGGGCTGGCGCTGGCGCGCGCGGCCTTCGAGTATGCCCTGGAATACGCCAAGACAAGGGTTCAAGGCGGGAGGCCCATTATTGAGCATCCCACGGTCGCCCTCAGGCTTGGCGAGATGGCAACGCTTATCGAGGCGGCGCGGGCCGTGTCCATTCAGGCAGCCTGGCTGGCCGACCAGCCCGAATACGACTCCTTGAGGGGGCTACTCTCGTCCATTTTCGCCTCGGACGTTGGGCCCAAAGTCTGCGATTTGGCCATGCAACTTATGGGTGGATACGGCTACATGAAAGAGTACCCAATTGAAAAGCTCATGCGAGACACCTTGATGTGCTACCACATCGACGGCACCTCGGACGTTCATAAAATAAAAATCGGCGAAATGCTCAGCGGAGTAAAGACCGCTGGCTACATAACCGAGTGA